GCCGGCCCGCGCCGTCCAGCGGCAGGGTATAGGCGGCCTGGAGCGTCTTGCCCGCGCCGATGGGCAGCGCGTAGGATACGCGCAACGCGCCGCCCATCACGGTATATTCCATGTCCGCGCCCTGCAGCACGCCTCGCCAGTCAGGCGCGGCGTCCATTTCCGCCAACAGCGCGGCAAGCCGCGTCTCGGCCTGCGCCTCGGCCGCATAGTAAGCCGCGCCCGCATCGGCGCTCTTGCGGGCCAGTTTGACGTCCGCACGAGCCGAGACCAGGCTCAGCGCGGCAAACGCCGTCAGGCACAGCACCACAAAAATCGCCAGGATGGAGACGCTGCCCACGCCAATGCCCATGGAGGGGGCGGCTTTCTGCGTACCGCGCTTCATTGGACAGCCCCCCCCACATACTGCGCCAGCTGCAGTTGATAGATTTGCGCGCCGTCTGCGCGGCATATCTCGATGCGCGTCTGCTGCAGTCCCTGCACCGTCTCACAGCGCACCTGCAGCGTGTACGCGCCGGCGTGCGCGTCGCGCGTGGGTTGCCAGTTGGCGTCAAAGAGCACGCAGAGCGTGCCGTCCTGCGCGCGCGCCGCGCCCAGCAGGCGCGCCGCCTGGGTTTGATCGCCGCATGCGGCCTGCACGCACTCGGCGGCAGACTGGGCCTGCAGCGTGGCCTGCGTCAGCTCCGTGCCCTGGCGCGCGGCGATGTGCGCCTGGGCAAAGAGGTTGACGCACACGCCTGCGGCCAGCGCAAAGAACAAAATGACGATCAGCAGCTCCAGCAGAAACAAGCTGGCGCGGGATTTGGCGCGGGTCTGCATGCCTTACGCACCCCCTTGCGCAGCGCGCAACAGCGCGCTGGAGATATGCTGGCTGCTGTCAATTACCTCGACGCGCACAAGGTTTGGCGTCTCCTGTTTCAGCGAAAAGCCGGCAAGCGCCATGATGCGCTGCCCGTCGCCCGCCTTGACCGGGGTGCCGGCGCGCACGCTCACCTCGCAGAGCGCGCCGTCCGCGGCGTAGATCCACGTCTCATAGGTATCCCCGTTTACGCGCTGGCGCAGCACCAGGGCGTCCCCGCCGTCCACCTGCCCCACCGACACGCCCTGCGCGCCCATCTGGCGCACCTTCTGCGTGATGTAGAGAAGCGAGGTGCGCAGCTCGTAGTTGCGCGTCATGTCCGCGTTGACGTTTTTATACACGTTTGCGCCCAGCAACACCACAAGCAGCACTGTCACCACCAACACGCAGAACAGCGCCAGCGCAAAGAAGATATCCATCATGTGCGTACGGGATTGCTGCAAGAGCACGCGCGCCCCTTTCCCTGTTTATTTAAAGAATACCGATATCTGGGGCATGATGTTACTGCCCAGCGCCTGGTAGTGGTAGACGAATTTGTCGCGCTCCAGGATCAGGCCATACTGTCCGGCCAGCACCTCCAGATTCGCGGGGTAGTAGCCCTCGATGGCGTAATGCTGCACGCAGGCGCGCTCTACCGCCTGTTGGGCGGCGCGCAGCTGCGCCTCGCGCGCGCCCTGGGAGACGCTGCCCACGCCAAAGAGCACAAAGGCCAGCAGCAGCGCGAATACGAGCATTGGCGCAAGCACGCCTGCACGATTTGTGCGGGTCCGTGCCCGGGATTGAAATGCCTTGCTCATATCGAGGACATCACCCCCATCAGCGGCAGGATGACCGAAAGCAGGATCATTCCCACCAGCACCGAGAGCACCGCAACGATGGTGGGCTCAATGGCGGAGATGATGCGCGCAAGGCGCGATTCGATCTCCTCCTCGTAGAGGGCGGCAATGTGCCCCATCACGTCCTCCACGCTGCCCGTGCGAAAGCCCACAGCGATCATGCCGGCATACAGGCCGGAAAAGAGGTTTGTGCGCGTGAGCGCGTCGGCAAAGCCCGCGCCCTGCGCCATCAGCTCCTTGGCGTGGGCGATGCGCGCCTGCGTGGCGGCGTCGTTGACAAGCTGGGCGGTCATGTCAAGCGCGGTATCGATGTCCATGCCGCTGCCGACCATCAGCGCCATGCCCGAGGCAAAGCGCCCGTGCACCATGGCTTCGTGCAGGCGGCGGAACAAGCGCGCCCCCATGCGCGCAAGCAGCGCGCGGCCGCCGCGGCTGAAGCGCAGCGCGGCCAGCAGCAGCGCGAGCGCGGCCAGCAGGCCCAGCAGCCAGGCGGCATTGGCGGAAAGCGCGCTTCCAAAGTGCATCAGCCCCAGCGCAAAGGGGGAAAGGTCGCTGCCCAACTGCTGGAACACCTGCTGGAACACGGGCAGCACGCGGATGACGAGCACCAGCACCACCACCAGCATCACGCCCACCATGATGGCGGGGTAGGTGACGGCGCTTTTGATGCTCTGCTCCATCTGGCGGTTGCGCGCATAATAGGCGCTCAAGGAGCGCAGCACCTCGTCCAGCCGGCCGGATGCTTCGCCGACGCGCACCATGTCCACCATGTACTTGGGAAAGCGGCCGCTTGTCTCCAGCGCGACGGCCAACGCCGCGCCCTCCTCCACCGAGGCGAGCAGCGCGTCCAGCACCGCGCGCGTGGCGCGGTCCTGCGCGTCCTGCCGCATGATGGATAACCCCTCGCCAAAGGGGATGCCTGCCTTGCTGATGAGCGATAATTGATCGCAGAAGCCCGCGATCTCACTGTTTGTCAGATAGGATTTCTTCGCCATGGGCGTCTTTTCGCCTCCCGATGCACGCGCATCATCTCAATAGAAGTACATTGCGTTGTACTGGGTACCGTCGCCCACATAGGCGTTGGACCCGCTGGCGGCAAATGTGGGGTCCATGCGCACCCACGCGGTGCCGTCAAATTCAATGACCTTGTTGACCCAGCCCACGCCCTGGATGTGCACGTTGATCCACGCGTGGTACGCCTTGCCCGCGTAGCCCACCACCAGCTGGGTGGGGATGCGCTGGGAACGCAGCATGGTGGCTGAGAGTGCCGCGTAGTCAAAACAGATGCCTTTGCCCCGGGCAAGCACCTCGTCCACGTGGGGCAGGTAGCCGGTGGGGATGTCCTCGGCCAGGTCGTAATCATAGGCGATGTGCTCGATGATGTAGTTGTACACCCGCTGCACCACGTCCAGGTCGCTGGACGCGCCCGCGGCCAGCGCCGCGCCCTCGGCGACGGCCTGGCTCTCCGGCGTAAAGTTTACATACTGGTTGGGATAGAGGTAGGGCAGGAATTCGTTCTCCAGCGCCACGGTCAACGTGGCGCCGAACGCCTGGCTGTAGGAAGTGCCCTGGATATTTTCGTAAACATTTACAATATATTCCCCGTCGCCGTCGCTGAAGGGGAATACCTCAAAGTCTCCCGAAGTGCTGAGCGCGTAGGTATAGGTGGCGCTGCCCTGGCGGGTGATCTGCACCATTACCTTGGGATTGTCCCCGCTGTAGCGCACCATCACGTACCCCTGCGAGACGTTGGAGGCGTCGATGCGCACCCGATCGTTGCCCAGCACCTGCGCACCCGAGGCCTCGGGCACCAGCACCTGGGGCGTAGCGTCCCGCGTGCCTGTGCCGGGTGAGGCCGCATCGGCGCTGCCCTGCGGCGCACTGGACGACGGGTGCTGCGCCGCCGCGCCGCACGCATACAGGGGTGTGGCAATCAGCAGCAATAAAAAAAGGGAGAACGCGATGCGTCTATGCAGTTTTTTCAAACCCACGCGGCCCCCTTTTCACTTATGTGTGCCTGCACTGCACCCGGCAACGCATATATGCCGTCTTTCCTGTAGTCGAGTTATTATTATAGTAGATCTCGGTCGCGCAGACGCGCCGTCCCCCGTGCAGCACAATTCACTATCAAAAATTAGTGTAGCAGAATAGAATTATCGTGTAAAGCATGTTATAATCTGTCTGATAGCGCAATACTCTATCATAATTGTTGTAACGAAGTCACTATTTGCCCTATTTACTGGGCAAAAGGGGAGAATATTGCGACCGATCATTGTAAAAGCGATGGACGGGGTGCAATAACTTGTACCTTTTTATCCAGCCTAGGTACATCCTAAAACTGCATCATATGTGCCTTAAAACGCCTATTCGGGGCGTTTTTTTTGTGTCCAAAACTCGGATAAAAAGGTACACGATAATTTCCTGCAGATGGGATGGTTTTGTGGAAAACGCAATGTTGCAAGTAAAAATGCTGGGTGGTTTCTCCATCAAATGGGGCGATACGTCCGTCATTTCCGAGCACGGGCGGGAAAACAAGGTGACGCATTTAATCGAGTATCTGCTGGTCAACCGCAAACGGTCCGTGCCGCAGGAGGAACTGATCGACGTGCTGCTGGCGGGGGACGACAGCGACAATCCCGTCAACGTGCTAAAAAACATCGTGTACCGCGCGCGCAAGTTGTTTTCCGCCGCGGGTATGCCGGATAAAGCGTATATTTACAGAAAAAACGGAGCGTACGGCTTTAGTAGCGACCTGCCGTGCGAGGTCGATGTGGAGCGCTTTGAGGCGCAGCTGGCGCGCGCGCGCAGGGAAGGCGCGCAGGGCCTTGCCGCCTGCCTGGAGGCCATTGCAATCTACCGGGGCGATTTTTTGCCCAGGGGCTACGGCGTGGACTGGGTTGTGCCGCGCATGGTGCGCTACCAGAACATGTACCAGGACTGCGTGCTGGAGGCGTGCAAAACGCTGCGGGCGCGGGGCAGGGGACAGGAGGCGCTGCATATCATCGATCAGGCCATCGCGCTGTATCCGACGTTTGAAGCGTTTCGCATCCAGCGCATGGAATGCCTCTATGAGATGAAGCGCATCAAGGATGCGATTGTGGAGTATGAGGCTGCGGCGGCGATGCTCTTTGACGAGCTGGGCGTCAACCCCTCCCAGCAGCTGCGAGATCTTTACCTTAAGGTGACCACCGGCCTGGAGGAGCTCGCGCTCTCGCTGGACGATATCCTGGAGGAGCTGGCTGACGACGATTTGCAGCAGCCCGGCGCGTTTTACTGCAACTTCCCCATGTTCAGCAATACATACCGGTTTGTGACGCGCCATATGGCGCGCAGCGGTCAGTCTGCCTTTGTCATGCTGTGCACGCTTAGCGACGGCGAGGGGACCACATTGGCGCGCGGGCGCAGCTGCGAGGCGGCGCAGGTCTTCCACCGCACGGTGCGCGCGGCGCTGCGCCGCAGCGATGTGTACACCCGCTACAGCCCGTCGCAGTTCCTGGTGCTGCTGATGAACATTAACCAGGAAAACTGCAAAATGGTTGCGGGACGCATGGAGGTCCTCTTCAGGAAGTTTGTGCGGGGCAAGGGGTTGCGGCTGGAGATGAAGGCCAAATCTGCGGTGGCGCTGCAGTGCCGCGAGGACGCGCTGCCGCAGAGCGATTTGCAGTGGTAACATAGGCGCGGGTGGCGCATTGGGTGCGCGGGGGCATTGCCCCCGCGCTTTTTTATTGCCTCGGCGGACAAGGTAGCCTCAACTGTTTCAAAATTTGTTCCACATAATCCCAAACTATGACCAAACCTGAGACCTTCAATTTCTATACTGAGGGTAACATCGGGCAGGAAAGGGAGAGACCACGTGATAGAAACCTTGTGGATTGCGGGTCGCGCACCCAACACAGTGGTCATCTGTATCGACGCCTACACGCCGCATCATCTCAGCGGCCGGGCGTATCCCATGGCGGGGGAGGCCCCGATTGCATTCAACGAGGCCTACCGCATGGTACTGGATATCGATGACGCGCTCGACCACTACGGCGGACCACAGGCGTCCACGGCAAGACGGCGCTTCGGTAAGGCAGCGCAGCCTGATGGCGTGGAAAAGGAGGAGATGCCTTTGGATCAAGAAATGCACGAACAGCCCGTCAAGGGCGAGCGAGCGACCTTTGTGGTACAGATCCAGTACCGGCAGAATGCGACCTGGCAAGGGCAGGTCCTCTGGGCGGAAAAGGATGAACGCAAGGCGTTCCGCAGCGCGCTGGAGCTGCTGAAGCTCATCGATAGCGCGCTGGATGAACCCAATACCACCTAAAGCGGAAGGAACAGCAATACACGCGATATTGTATGGAAGTGGAGGATGAAGAAGTATGCAGAAGCGGCGCACGAGTAAGAGCATCCTGGCATTGATGCTCACCGTCATGTTCCTGTTGAATTGCCTGGGCATACCCACGGCGGTCATGGCGGGGGACAAATCAGAGGTGAGTCCGAATGTAAACCAGGAGCAACGGGTTAACAATGATGCCGGCGATCCTGTGGAACAGCACAGCGTAACGTTCCTGGACTGGGACGGTTCGCAGATCATTGTACAGCAGGTGGCGCACGGGCAGGCCGCAACGGCGCCCGCGCATCCGGGGCGCGAGGGCTTCGAGCCGGACGGCTGGGACGTTCCCTTCCATAAAGTGGAAAGTGACCTGACCGTCACGGCCAAGTACAAAGCGCTGGCCACCTTCACCATCACGATCAACTACTTCTACACAGACAGCCAGCGTGTGGCGGCCCAGCCTTATGTGGCGACGGTCAAGGCGAACGCCCCGTTCAAGGCGGACGTTGTCTCTCCCGCTGTACTGGGCTTTGTGCCGGACCAGGCGAATGTAAACTTTAATCTCGCCAGCGTAACCGGCGATATCACCCGCACGGTGTATTACAGCGCCAGCGGCACTACCGTCTACACCGTGAAGCATTTTAAACAGAAGCTGGACGGCGAATACGAGCTGGCCGCCACCGAGAACCTCTCGGGCACCACCGGTTCGGTAGCCACCGCGGTGGCCAAGGAGTACGCGGGCTTCCAGCCCAAGGCTCTTCCCTCGGCGGAGATCGCCGCCGACGGACAGACGGTGCTGGAGGTGTACTACGAGCGGGGCACCTACGTGATCTATTACGAGACGGGCGGCGGCACGTATATCGAACCCACCGCGCAGCTGTTTGAGGGCTCCCTCACAAAACCTGCCGACCCCACCAGGGCAGGATACAATTTCGCAGGCTGGTACCTGGATAAGGGACTGACGCAGCGGCTGGATACGTTCCCCGCCACCATGCCGGTGGACGGCGCCACCTACTACGCCAAGTGGCAGGCGAAGCGCTCCGTGGGCTACACCGTCCTCTACTGGAAGCAGAACGTGGAGGGTACGGGCTACGATTACGCGGACGCGCAGACCAAATACGCCGCGGCGGACACCCGCGTCTCGGGCGCCAACGATAAAAACTACAGCGGCTTTGCGTTCAACAGTTCCCTTTCAGATAAGAATGTCTCCGTCAAAGGGGACGGCAGCACCATCATCAACGTGTACTACGACCGCAAGGTCAACACCGTCACCTTCAAGACCTGGAAGCGCAGCGGCTGGAGCGGCAGCTGGGTCACCTTAAAGACGGTCAGCGCCAGGTACGGCGAGGACATCAAGAAGCATTGGCCGGACGAATACCGCTGGTATGACAATTCGAGTACGTCAGGCGGGTGGTACGCCTCGCTGGATTACATGCCGGCCGAAAGCATCACCCTCTACGGCGAGGAGCTCGGCGGCAGGTACAGGCACGTCATGAACTACTGCTTTGAGGTGCTCGACGAGAATTCTCCCTATGACGTGACGCGAAACGGCAAGCGTTACAAGATCGAGAACGTCATCACCTTCAACGACAGCACCACTTGGGGTGTGTCGGACGAGGACTGCTACGAGTACCCCGGCTTTACCTACGAATCCCGCAGAAGCTTCGACTGGGACTGGGAACAGGATCACTGGGAAGGTACGGCGTACTTCTACTACGACCGCAACACCTACAATATCAGCTTCTATAATAATGGCAGCGTCACGGAAAAGGGTCCGTTCCGCTTCCAGCAGGATATCAGCAAAGAGAACTATACCCCCGCCAACCCGTATCCGGAAATCCCGGGCTACACGTTTGACGGATGGTATACCACCGCGGAAGGCTACGAGGGTACCAAGTTCAACTGGACCAACGCCAAAATGCCCGCTGGCCTGCAGCTCTACGCCAAGTGGATCGCCCCGACCTATACGGTATCGTTTGACCTGGCCGGCGGCGAGGGAAGCATCCCCGCCCAGACGGTGAGCATCGACGGCACGATTGCCGAGCCCAAAGAGCCCACCCGTGCGGGCTACGATTTCGCCGGCTGGTACAAAGAGGGCAGCAATGTCCATTACGTCTTTGACCAGCGCGTCCGCGCCAGCTTTACCCTCTACGCCAAGTGGACGCCCAGCAGCGAGATCAGCTACACGGTCAAATACGTCGACGCTTCCGGCAAGGACCTTGCCCCCGCCAAAGTGGTGGAGGGACAGACGATGGCCTCCACTGTGACGGAGACCGCGCAGGTGGTGGAGAAGGACGGCGTGGCCTACCTGCCCGATACGCTCACCAAGAGCCTGACGCTGGGCGCGCAGGACAACGTCATTACCTTCGTCTACAAACCGTTCAACAACGTCGATTACACCATCAACTATATCATCTTGGATGCGAACGGCAGCGAGGCGAGCCGCACCAGCGAGACCCGCAACACCGCCCGCGCGGTGGAGACGGTTTCCTACAAGCACATCGCCGGCTATGTGCCCGACGCCTACCAGAAGACCATCCAGCTTTCCGCCAAAGCGTCGGAAAACGTGGTGAACTTCTACTATAAACAGAACGAGGCGCGCAGCTACCGCGTCTACCACTACACCCAGAAGTTGGGCGGCGGCTATGCGCTGGCGCAGCAGCAGAGCGGCCTGAGCGCCCCCATCGGCGCCACCGTGAGCGCAACCCCCCTGAACCTGTCAGGCTTTACCTACGCGCCGCAGATCAGCATCGCCTCGGGCATCATTGCAAGCAGCGGCGTGCTGGAGCTGAAGCTGTACTACACGCGCAACAGCTACGATTACACCGTGCGCTACCTGGAGCAGGGCACCAACAAAGAGCTGCACAAGCCGTTTAAAGCGGACGCGCCGTTTGAGACGCAGGTAACCGCCACGGCCGTCGGCATCAACGGCTACAATGTGGTGGGCAGCGAAACGCAGGACATCAGCATCGGCCTGGGCGAGAATGTCGCCACCTTCTACTACACCAAGCGCGCCGATCTGAGCTACACCGTCAACTACCTGGAGCAGGGCACGGATAAGCCGCTGAAACAGGCCAAAACGGTGGGCAACCAGGTGTTTGGCGCGTCGGTCAC
Above is a window of Maliibacterium massiliense DNA encoding:
- a CDS encoding transglutaminase-like domain-containing protein, whose amino-acid sequence is MKKLHRRIAFSLFLLLLIATPLYACGAAAQHPSSSAPQGSADAASPGTGTRDATPQVLVPEASGAQVLGNDRVRIDASNVSQGYVMVRYSGDNPKVMVQITRQGSATYTYALSTSGDFEVFPFSDGDGEYIVNVYENIQGTSYSQAFGATLTVALENEFLPYLYPNQYVNFTPESQAVAEGAALAAGASSDLDVVQRVYNYIIEHIAYDYDLAEDIPTGYLPHVDEVLARGKGICFDYAALSATMLRSQRIPTQLVVGYAGKAYHAWINVHIQGVGWVNKVIEFDGTAWVRMDPTFAASGSNAYVGDGTQYNAMYFY
- a CDS encoding type II secretion system F family protein, producing the protein MAKKSYLTNSEIAGFCDQLSLISKAGIPFGEGLSIMRQDAQDRATRAVLDALLASVEEGAALAVALETSGRFPKYMVDMVRVGEASGRLDEVLRSLSAYYARNRQMEQSIKSAVTYPAIMVGVMLVVVLVLVIRVLPVFQQVFQQLGSDLSPFALGLMHFGSALSANAAWLLGLLAALALLLAALRFSRGGRALLARMGARLFRRLHEAMVHGRFASGMALMVGSGMDIDTALDMTAQLVNDAATQARIAHAKELMAQGAGFADALTRTNLFSGLYAGMIAVGFRTGSVEDVMGHIAALYEEEIESRLARIISAIEPTIVAVLSVLVGMILLSVILPLMGVMSSI
- a CDS encoding DUF4860 domain-containing protein, with the protein product MQQSRTHMMDIFFALALFCVLVVTVLLVVLLGANVYKNVNADMTRNYELRTSLLYITQKVRQMGAQGVSVGQVDGGDALVLRQRVNGDTYETWIYAADGALCEVSVRAGTPVKAGDGQRIMALAGFSLKQETPNLVRVEVIDSSQHISSALLRAAQGGA
- a CDS encoding BTAD domain-containing putative transcriptional regulator, whose protein sequence is MLQVKMLGGFSIKWGDTSVISEHGRENKVTHLIEYLLVNRKRSVPQEELIDVLLAGDDSDNPVNVLKNIVYRARKLFSAAGMPDKAYIYRKNGAYGFSSDLPCEVDVERFEAQLARARREGAQGLAACLEAIAIYRGDFLPRGYGVDWVVPRMVRYQNMYQDCVLEACKTLRARGRGQEALHIIDQAIALYPTFEAFRIQRMECLYEMKRIKDAIVEYEAAAAMLFDELGVNPSQQLRDLYLKVTTGLEELALSLDDILEELADDDLQQPGAFYCNFPMFSNTYRFVTRHMARSGQSAFVMLCTLSDGEGTTLARGRSCEAAQVFHRTVRAALRRSDVYTRYSPSQFLVLLMNINQENCKMVAGRMEVLFRKFVRGKGLRLEMKAKSAVALQCREDALPQSDLQW